Genomic segment of Macellibacteroides fermentans:
CTTATTGGCAAGCATCCACATCGCCACAATACTGAGGGCCGTAGTGAAGCTGTCGCCAAAAGGAACCGGACTATCGGTAAAGCGAATCAAAATGCAGGCTATACCGGCGAAAAGTATGGATAATGCAAGTAAGGCAACGCTCCAATATCTGAACGGCATATGTGATATAGTCAGACTCTGCACTTGCGAGGCAGATTTATTCCACCGGATCCATCCGTAAATGCTGGCAAACAGATAATAGATATAGATACCCATGTCGGCATAGAATCTGGAAACAAAGAAAATATAAATGTAGAACAGCGGCATAATAACACCCACCGGCCACAAGTATACGCTCGCCCTGTATTCAAGATAGAGATAGAGCAGTCCGATTACAGCACCTGCAATTTCGATATATTCCATTGTTTCTTATTTAAAATCGAAGTGTAAGATTCGCTAACACATGCGTTCCAGCCTGCGGGAAATAGCCAAAGTCGGCATACCTGTCGCGGGTACCGGCCGAAGCATCCGGTTGCTGGTAATAGGAATATACCCATGCATTGCTTTCATACTCTTCATTAAACAAATTATTCACCAACAAGTTGACCGAAGCCGATTTTAATCCTTTCAGTGAAAACGTATAACCTAAACGAAGATTATTCACAAAGTAAGCATCCAAAGCCCTGTCATTGCTCGACGTATTGTCTATATACTGTTTTCCTACGTAATTAGACTGCAAACCGGCACTCCATCCTTTATAACTGGCAGAAAGCATGCTATTGGCAACCACCGATGGCGAAAAAGCAAGCGTTGTTGTTCCAAGCTTGTTTTCAACCTGACTTGCCCAATCCCAGTTTTCGTCGTACAAATCTACAAATTCCGTATAGTTTTTAACCTTATTTTTGCTAAACGTTGCATTTACATCCCATCGCAGCCAGGAAGTAAGCTGTGCAGCAGCCATCAGTTCAATACCGGCACGGTAGCTATCGGGAATGTTGGATGTAAGCATCTCCCCTATTTCGTTTACCTTGCCTGTAAGTACCAACTGATCTTTGTATTTCATGTAGTACAGATTGGCTCCGAACGAATACAAAGGTGTACTGAAGTTATAGCCGGCTTCGTAATCAATCATCCGCTCGGCTT
This window contains:
- the pnuC gene encoding nicotinamide riboside transporter PnuC gives rise to the protein MEYIEIAGAVIGLLYLYLEYRASVYLWPVGVIMPLFYIYIFFVSRFYADMGIYIYYLFASIYGWIRWNKSASQVQSLTISHMPFRYWSVALLALSILFAGIACILIRFTDSPVPFGDSFTTALSIVAMWMLANKYIEQWGLWIVVNVVSCALYAWKGLYPTALLYVVYSIVPVFGYFKWKQLMLSEQKETVRN